A single region of the Anomaloglossus baeobatrachus isolate aAnoBae1 chromosome 2, aAnoBae1.hap1, whole genome shotgun sequence genome encodes:
- the LOC142290112 gene encoding olfactory receptor 52Z1P-like, giving the protein MSGSGIPGLEDLHLLLSIPFSIMYVIALFGNSTLMIVIATNEHLHQPMYIFLTMLTATDILLSSSAVPKTLSIFWFNSHEILFDCCLIQIFSIHYLFVIESSILLTMAYDRYIAICSPLTYTTTITASFIRRTSLVAIIRAFCIITPLVLLLNRLPYNESNTIAHTYCEHIAMARKATADITVNSVYGLVAAFSSTGVDMILIAVSYGVIIRTVMSLPSSETRSKAFHTSISHVCVILLFYIPAFFSFIAHRAGQGKIPPSAHILLANLYVIIPPMMNPIIYGIKTKEIRNRLAIMVCKNKRRNSFSVFNLGQKIGTF; this is encoded by the exons atgagcggcagtgg aatccCGGGCCTGGAGGACTTGCATCTCTTGCTCTCCATCCCCTTCTCCATCATGTATGTGATCGCTTTGTTTGGTAATTCCACGTTAATGATCGTCATTGCCACCAATGAGCATCTCCACCAGCCCATGTACATCTTCCTGACGATGCTGACGGCCACGGACATTCTTCTCAGCTCCTCTGCCGTTCCAAAGACCCTCAGTATATTCTGGTTCAATTCTCATGAAATTCTCTTTGATTGTTGCCTAATTCAGATCTTCTCCATCCATTACCTCTTTGTTATAGAGTCGTCCATCCTTCTGACCATGGCTTATGACCGATACATTGCTATCTGCTCCCCGCTGACCTACACAACCACCATAACAGCTTCATTCATCAGGAGGACATCACTTGTAGCCATTATCAGGGCCTTCTGTATCATCACTCCTCTCGTGCTTCTTCTCAATCGACTTCCATATAATGAAAGCAACACAATCGCTCACACTTACTGCGAACACATAGCAATGGCACGCAAGGCCACTGCGGACATCACTGTCAATAGTGTCTATGGCTTGGTGGCTGCATTTTCCTCCACAGGAGTAGACATGATCCTCATCGCTGTGTCCTACGGGGTTATCATTAGGACAGTTATGAGCCTTCCGTCCTCTGAGACTCGATCaaaggccttccatacaagcatatCTCATGTGTGCGTCATCCTTCTCTTCTACATACCGGCTTTCTTTTCTTTCATTGCCCACCGGGCTGGCCAAGGTAAAATCCCTCCATCTGCTCACATCCTACTGGCCAATCTCTACGTCATCATCCCTCCAATGATGAACCCCATAATCTATGGAATCAAAACCAAAGAGATAAGAAACAGGTTGGCCATCATGGTGTGTAAGAACAAGAGGAGAAATTCCTTCTCTGTCTTCAATCTTGGCCAGAAGATCGGAACCTTTTAG
- the LOC142290776 gene encoding olfactory receptor 52Z1P-like, producing MKMLNSSTFHPDYFLLMGIPGLEESHLLLSIPFGIMYIMDLFGNSLLILVIGRNETLHQPMYLFLVILATCDVLLSSTTVPKTLCIFWFNSHAISFNGCIVQTFFIHFNFATESSILVTMAYDRYYAICHPLTYTSTITGSFIRRIIIFALLRSFCIITPFVFLLKRLPYEGSNVIEHTYCEHMSMARLATADILVNVVYGLTMAACVTGVDMILIVVSYVVIIKAVLRLRSSEARLKAFNTCVSHVCVIILFYIPAFFSFIIHRVGHKYISIQFHILLANLYVIVPPMMNPIIYGVKMREIRQRVVAMFCRA from the coding sequence ATGAAAATGTTAAACTCAAGCACTTTCCACCCAGACTACTTCCTCCTGATGGGAATCCCTGGTCTGGAGGAATCACATCTCCTGCTCTCCATCCCTTTTGGCATCATGTACATCATGGATCTTTTTGGAAACTCCCTCTTGATTTTGGTCATTGGAAGAAATGAGACTCTCCATCAGCCCATGTACCTGTTCCTGGTGATACTGGCCACCTGTGATGTCCTCCTGAGCTCCACCACAGTACCCAAGACTCTCTGCATCTTCTGGTTTAACTCTCACGCAATCTCCTTTAATGGTTGCATTGTCCAAACGTTCTTTATTCATTTCAACTTTGCGACAGAGTCCTCCATCTTGGTGACCATGGCTTATGATCGATACTACGCCATTTGCCACCCCCTTACATACACATCCACCATCACTGGATCATTCATTAGGAGGATTATAATTTTTGCCCTTCTCAGGAGTTTTTGCATCATAACTCCATTTGTTTTTCTGCTTAAAAGATTACCATATGAGGGCAGCAATGTGATAGAGCACACGTACTGTGAGCACATGTCCATGGCCCGGCTGGCCACTGCCGATATACTGGTCAATGTGGTGTATGGGCTCACCATGGCCGCTTGTGTCACTGGTGTAGACATGATTCTCATTGTCGTTTCATATGTTGTCATTATCAAGGCTGTTCTCCGACTCCGGTCTTCAGAAGCTCGTCTCAAGGCCTTCAATACATGTGTGTCTCATGTCTGTGTCATCATCCTCTTTTACATACCGGCCTTCTTCTCCTTCATAATCCATAGAGTTGGCCATAAATACATCTCTATCCAGTTCCACATCCTCTTGGCCAATCTCTATGTCATTGTCCCTCCAATGATGAACCCAATCATCTACGGGGTGAAGATGAGAGAGATCAGACAGCGGGTGGTGGCCATGTTCTGTCGAGCATGA